From a region of the Myroides sp. JBRI-B21084 genome:
- the pyrE gene encoding orotate phosphoribosyltransferase, which translates to MIFNDNTAQKTAELLLQINAIKLNPKSPFTWASGWKSPIYCDNRITLSFPEIRKFLKNEFATNILEKFGKPDYIAGVATGAIGIGLLVAEALDLPFVYVRPEPKKHGRQNQIEGQFEAGKSVVVVEDLISTGKSSLQAVEALRAANANILGMAAIFTYGFDVASENFKNAQINLVTLSNYDTLLKAAVQNNYISQEEVSTLADWSKAPAVWGV; encoded by the coding sequence ATGATTTTTAATGACAACACAGCACAGAAAACGGCCGAATTGCTTTTACAAATAAACGCAATTAAATTAAATCCTAAAAGCCCTTTTACATGGGCATCGGGATGGAAATCGCCAATTTATTGCGATAATCGCATAACTCTTTCATTTCCAGAGATAAGAAAATTTCTTAAAAACGAATTTGCAACCAATATTTTAGAAAAATTTGGTAAACCCGATTATATTGCGGGCGTTGCTACTGGTGCCATTGGCATTGGTTTGTTGGTTGCCGAAGCGTTAGATTTACCATTTGTTTATGTTCGTCCTGAACCTAAAAAGCACGGTCGACAAAACCAAATTGAAGGTCAGTTTGAAGCAGGTAAAAGTGTAGTGGTAGTTGAAGATTTAATAAGTACCGGAAAAAGTAGTTTACAAGCAGTTGAAGCTTTGCGTGCTGCTAATGCTAATATTTTAGGTATGGCTGCCATTTTTACGTATGGATTTGATGTTGCTTCTGAGAACTTTAAAAATGCCCAAATTAATTTGGTAACCTTAAGCAATTATGATACACTATTAAAAGCAGCTGTACAAAACAATTATATTTCACAAGAAGAAGTTTCAACTTTGGCTGATTGGAGTAAAGCTCCAGCAGTTTGGGGTGTTTAA
- a CDS encoding HNH endonuclease signature motif containing protein: MKHMNYNQKLTMDERLFIHCYYYTRFSAAEMAKYLQIPVSRIKNYLQNNKIHLTAEQRNRKQSIQMQIANNSAQFDDFITANYNKIPAKQIGKKIGKTGGFVLQRYKVLGLVVPEEIKQRFIEDSYIKKGTEPPNKGKKLSPEIRAKLEPTFFKKGNVPVNIVPVGTERITDDGYIEVKVKNGALQRNWKLKHRIVWEQHNGPIPKGYNVQFMDKNPQNCVIENLYIISRSEQLKINGYTPEAIAKRFLKMSADEIAYAKTHAPGLIESKAAQIKLKTILNKKQHENKRSDRVV, from the coding sequence ATGAAGCATATGAATTACAATCAAAAATTAACGATGGATGAACGTTTGTTTATCCATTGTTATTATTACACCCGTTTTTCGGCCGCAGAAATGGCAAAATATTTACAAATTCCTGTTAGTAGAATAAAAAATTATTTACAGAATAATAAAATACATCTTACTGCCGAACAACGAAACCGAAAGCAAAGTATTCAAATGCAAATTGCTAACAATTCCGCGCAATTTGATGATTTTATAACGGCTAATTACAATAAAATTCCTGCAAAACAAATTGGAAAAAAAATCGGTAAAACCGGTGGGTTTGTTTTGCAACGATATAAAGTGTTAGGATTAGTTGTTCCGGAAGAAATAAAACAGCGATTTATAGAAGATTCTTACATAAAAAAAGGTACCGAACCTCCAAATAAAGGTAAAAAACTATCGCCTGAAATACGTGCGAAATTAGAACCTACCTTTTTTAAAAAAGGGAATGTTCCTGTAAATATAGTGCCTGTTGGTACCGAACGAATTACCGACGACGGATATATTGAAGTTAAGGTAAAAAACGGTGCATTGCAGAGAAATTGGAAGTTAAAGCATAGAATTGTATGGGAACAGCACAACGGTCCTATACCAAAAGGTTACAATGTGCAGTTTATGGATAAAAACCCACAAAATTGCGTAATTGAAAATTTATACATCATATCGCGCAGCGAACAATTAAAAATAAACGGCTACACGCCCGAAGCAATTGCTAAACGCTTTTTAAAAATGAGCGCCGATGAAATTGCTTATGCAAAAACACACGCACCAGGGCTTATTGAATCTAAAGCTGCGCAAATAAAATTAAAAACAATTTTAAATAAAAAACAACATGAAAATAAAAGAAGCGATAGAGTTGTTTGA
- a CDS encoding DNA recombination protein RmuC — MLILSYLSTALFAILTIVLYLNYNALYKKLKALEQIANESFSKETLLNYKNNELTTKTNLLLNEIAELNLKKTDLLNENLDFRTENNVLKEKLVFQKTETSYLHQQTTLQFESIAQKLLEEKSERFTKTNQENIDNLLKPLNENIERFKKQVEDTYDKESKLRFSLNERIQELMMQTNKISSEANNLANALKTNYKKQGDWGEVILENILQHSGLVKNREYRLQNNLITADGKNVRPDVIIDLPDQKSIVVDSKVSLNAYDAFNSTTNKDEQTMHLKNHLKAIRSHIDDLSSKNYHNLVNGLDFTMLFIPIEPAYLIAVQNDEHLWQDAYKKCIILVSPTNFIACLKLITDLWNRDKQDKSAQKIVQQAQKIYEKTVLFTKTFEQVGKQLNQAQDAYLKAQNQLKEGRGNILSQTNHLLKYGISPKNVLNDFNDEEDSEFIE; from the coding sequence ATGTTAATTTTAAGCTATCTTAGTACAGCCTTATTTGCAATTTTAACAATTGTATTGTATTTAAACTACAACGCTTTGTATAAAAAGCTTAAAGCTTTAGAACAAATTGCAAACGAATCGTTTTCAAAAGAAACGTTACTTAATTATAAAAACAATGAATTAACCACTAAGACAAATTTACTTTTAAACGAAATAGCTGAATTAAACCTAAAAAAAACCGATTTATTGAACGAGAATTTAGATTTTAGAACAGAAAATAATGTTTTAAAAGAAAAATTGGTTTTTCAAAAAACAGAAACTAGTTATTTACATCAACAAACTACTTTACAATTTGAAAGTATCGCTCAAAAATTACTTGAAGAAAAAAGCGAACGTTTTACAAAAACCAATCAAGAAAATATTGATAATTTGTTAAAACCTTTAAACGAAAATATAGAGCGCTTTAAAAAACAGGTTGAAGACACGTACGATAAAGAATCTAAATTACGATTTTCTTTAAACGAACGTATTCAGGAGTTAATGATGCAAACCAACAAAATTAGTAGCGAAGCTAACAATTTAGCCAACGCACTTAAAACCAATTACAAAAAACAAGGAGATTGGGGCGAAGTAATTTTAGAAAACATTTTACAGCATTCTGGCTTGGTTAAAAATCGCGAATACAGGTTACAAAACAACCTAATTACTGCCGATGGTAAAAACGTAAGACCCGATGTAATTATTGATTTACCTGATCAAAAATCAATTGTTGTTGACTCTAAAGTTTCGTTAAACGCTTATGATGCTTTTAACAGCACAACAAACAAAGACGAGCAAACAATGCACTTAAAAAATCATTTAAAGGCAATTCGCTCACATATTGATGATTTAAGTTCAAAAAATTACCACAATTTAGTAAACGGATTAGATTTTACTATGTTGTTTATACCTATTGAACCTGCTTATTTAATTGCAGTACAAAACGATGAACATTTATGGCAAGATGCGTATAAAAAATGCATTATACTTGTTAGTCCTACCAATTTTATTGCTTGTTTAAAATTAATTACTGATTTATGGAACCGAGACAAACAAGATAAATCGGCACAAAAAATTGTGCAACAGGCTCAAAAAATCTATGAAAAAACAGTGTTGTTTACCAAAACTTTTGAGCAAGTTGGTAAACAATTAAATCAAGCACAAGACGCATATCTAAAAGCACAAAACCAGTTAAAAGAAGGCAGAGGAAACATTTTATCGCAAACAAATCATTTACTTAAATATGGTATTTCGCCTAAAAATGTTCTGAATGATTTTAATGATGAAGAAGATTCTGAATTTATTGAATAA
- a CDS encoding aminotransferase class IV, giving the protein MINFNGNLVGQSNENIEQNRGFLYADAVFETLKVLEGKILFLEDHYFRLMASMRIIRMEIPIDFTLDYMETEILKTTKALNLINARVRLTVFRNGEGKYLPEKRSVGFVIVAEAAETIYTNTKETYEMELFKDFHVSKHLLSTLKTTSCLVNITASIFAEENNYDNCFLINDDKNIIEAINGNIFMVQNNTIFTPPLSDGCKNGIIRKKIIEIISKSNDYKFEERSISPFELQKADEIFITNIAVGIQSVTKYRKKSYTKVVANNLLVKLNAQIKFNS; this is encoded by the coding sequence ATGATTAATTTTAATGGAAATTTAGTAGGACAATCTAACGAAAATATAGAACAGAACAGAGGTTTTTTATACGCCGATGCTGTTTTTGAAACCTTAAAAGTTTTAGAAGGAAAAATACTTTTTTTAGAAGACCATTATTTTAGATTAATGGCAAGCATGCGTATAATTCGTATGGAAATACCTATTGACTTTACATTAGATTACATGGAAACTGAAATTTTAAAGACTACAAAGGCTTTAAACTTAATTAATGCCCGTGTACGCCTTACTGTTTTTAGAAATGGTGAAGGTAAATATTTACCCGAAAAAAGATCAGTTGGTTTTGTTATTGTTGCCGAAGCTGCCGAAACTATTTATACAAATACTAAAGAAACATATGAAATGGAGCTTTTTAAAGATTTTCATGTTTCTAAACATTTATTAAGCACTTTAAAAACTACAAGTTGCTTGGTAAATATTACAGCAAGTATTTTTGCTGAAGAAAATAATTACGACAATTGCTTTTTAATTAATGATGATAAAAATATAATTGAAGCTATTAACGGTAATATTTTTATGGTACAAAACAATACTATTTTTACTCCACCTTTAAGCGATGGTTGTAAAAACGGAATTATTCGTAAAAAAATAATTGAAATAATATCAAAATCAAATGATTATAAATTTGAAGAACGATCTATTTCTCCTTTTGAATTACAAAAAGCCGATGAGATTTTTATTACAAATATTGCCGTAGGTATCCAATCGGTTACAAAATACCGAAAAAAGAGTTATACCAAAGTTGTAGCAAACAATTTATTGGTTAAACTAAATGCACAAATAAAATTTAATTCATAA
- a CDS encoding phage integrase SAM-like domain-containing protein: MKIVIKLNKSNGDRGNGYELVIYCNHLRERKQKLIGFSKLEHFNEEMQLINEKHPDYEDLLPRLMDLKLKARKIIAKGCTNVNEAMTFLFDEDADQISFIKFCEDHINEDLQAVAEAEKRGDLVLRNRIKGNVNSNQNTLNQFKKFYPNIKFTELDYNKIMLFRKRYENAGASRRTIQHYLAHLKAMYNKGIRKYNLEDQKPFQNAMDNLKVKSFDSVKKYLDITDIALFEKYQTPLDARRRYMDLFLLQFYFGGCDLTDLYFLKKTALFKDRIIIQRSKTEQITNLKIHPKAKIIIDKYKATSGEWLFNWGKSSQEYRTFTHIYRVSLQAMQKDLGIKVQPTGGNLGIKVARHTFGNRAKQLMIETDIIRELMGHVRDDIDNFYKDKFSEKVRDEALFKIIDTDGI; the protein is encoded by the coding sequence ATGAAAATCGTAATTAAATTAAACAAATCAAACGGCGATCGTGGAAACGGATATGAACTTGTAATTTATTGCAATCATCTTCGTGAGCGAAAACAAAAATTAATTGGGTTTTCAAAATTAGAACATTTTAACGAAGAAATGCAACTAATAAATGAAAAACATCCCGATTATGAAGATTTATTGCCGCGGTTAATGGATTTAAAATTAAAAGCTCGTAAAATAATTGCAAAAGGATGCACAAATGTAAACGAAGCAATGACTTTTTTGTTTGATGAAGATGCAGATCAAATTTCGTTTATAAAATTCTGCGAAGATCATATTAATGAAGATTTACAAGCTGTTGCAGAAGCCGAAAAACGCGGCGATTTGGTTTTACGAAATCGTATAAAAGGGAATGTAAATTCAAATCAAAACACCTTAAATCAATTTAAAAAATTTTATCCAAACATAAAGTTTACCGAGTTAGATTACAACAAAATTATGTTGTTTAGGAAGCGATACGAAAATGCTGGTGCAAGTCGCCGAACCATACAACACTATTTGGCGCATTTAAAAGCAATGTACAATAAAGGAATACGAAAGTATAATTTAGAAGATCAAAAACCGTTTCAAAACGCAATGGATAATTTAAAAGTGAAAAGTTTTGATTCTGTAAAAAAATACCTAGATATAACCGATATTGCGTTATTTGAAAAGTACCAAACACCCCTAGATGCACGCCGTAGGTACATGGACCTGTTTTTGCTGCAGTTTTATTTTGGAGGCTGCGATTTAACCGATTTGTATTTTTTAAAAAAAACCGCCCTTTTTAAAGACAGAATTATCATACAACGTAGTAAAACCGAGCAAATAACAAACTTAAAAATTCACCCAAAAGCAAAAATAATTATCGATAAATACAAAGCAACAAGCGGCGAATGGTTATTTAATTGGGGTAAATCAAGCCAGGAGTACCGCACATTTACACACATTTACCGCGTTAGTTTACAGGCAATGCAAAAAGATTTAGGTATAAAAGTGCAGCCTACTGGCGGTAATTTGGGTATAAAAGTAGCACGCCACACTTTTGGAAACCGTGCAAAACAATTAATGATTGAAACCGATATTATTCGCGAATTAATGGGCCACGTGCGCGACGATATTGATAATTTTTATAAAGATAAATTCAGCGAAAAAGTGCGCGATGAAGCCCTGTTTAAAATTATTGATACCGATGGTATATAA
- a CDS encoding SRPBCC family protein, which produces MNLESSKVSVSKSQAYLFEALSDIKNFEKLMPENIAKFEVIDENCFEFGLKGMPEIKLVKKSATPNSEIILGAASSKLPFTLIAKLNEIAQEETEIQLFFEGDFNPMMAMMVKGPIGKFIETLAENMHKL; this is translated from the coding sequence ATGAATTTAGAAAGTTCAAAAGTATCGGTTTCAAAATCGCAAGCTTATCTGTTTGAAGCATTAAGCGATATTAAAAATTTTGAAAAATTAATGCCCGAAAATATCGCGAAATTTGAAGTGATTGATGAAAATTGCTTTGAATTTGGTTTAAAAGGCATGCCCGAAATTAAATTAGTAAAAAAAAGTGCTACACCAAATTCCGAAATTATTTTAGGTGCTGCTAGTAGTAAATTGCCTTTTACTTTAATTGCTAAGTTAAATGAAATAGCACAGGAAGAAACAGAAATTCAATTGTTTTTTGAAGGCGATTTTAACCCAATGATGGCCATGATGGTTAAAGGACCAATTGGTAAGTTTATTGAAACATTAGCTGAAAATATGCATAAACTTTAA
- a CDS encoding replicative DNA helicase, which produces MNDLKKGLIPPHAKDIEEAVLGAVLVDNASVIDLLHVIKTPEVFYKPENQYVFEAILRLSNKNIPVDILSVSDELKKTKKLDAVGGDFFLIDLTQKIASSAHIDFHAHILKQFYIKRKIIALANEATRLAYDDAVDSLELMDLLDNDFVKLHEEVASGKTDVSWSDSLMQVAKNVEMLTNAGENDLIGIETGFTKLNKMFGGWKTGEFIVIGARPGMGKTAFVGSSMISAARAGHGVGFISLEMSAVQLATRAIALNSSLHLKQLTLTGFEHAKYFETLNRVTSEMLNYNIHIDDRPALNINEIKRKARLLKRKHDIKLLIVDYIQLSAGAGKDIRTETGKVTQGLKALAKELDIAVIGLAQLSREVEKTPLKRPALHHLKESGDIEQDADIVAFLYRAEYYGLNIDEDLLGPGENSEFIVAKNRSGGLGTVGLWYEANRTKYMDYDPLSGMNDNRFTNVHVDALQNYNQPVNDSIF; this is translated from the coding sequence ATGAACGATTTAAAAAAAGGATTAATACCGCCGCACGCAAAAGATATTGAAGAAGCTGTGTTGGGCGCTGTATTGGTAGATAACGCATCGGTAATTGATTTGCTTCATGTGATTAAAACCCCTGAAGTGTTTTACAAGCCTGAAAATCAGTATGTTTTTGAAGCTATTTTGCGGTTATCAAACAAAAACATTCCTGTTGATATACTTTCTGTATCGGACGAACTAAAAAAAACAAAAAAATTAGATGCCGTTGGCGGTGATTTCTTTTTAATTGATCTCACTCAAAAAATAGCATCCTCTGCACACATTGATTTTCATGCGCATATTTTAAAACAATTTTACATTAAACGTAAAATTATAGCCCTTGCAAACGAAGCTACTCGCCTAGCCTACGACGATGCTGTTGATTCATTAGAATTAATGGATTTGTTAGATAACGATTTTGTTAAGTTACATGAAGAAGTTGCATCGGGTAAAACAGATGTTAGCTGGAGCGATAGTTTAATGCAAGTTGCAAAAAACGTTGAAATGCTTACTAATGCAGGTGAAAACGATTTAATTGGTATTGAAACCGGATTTACAAAACTAAACAAAATGTTTGGTGGTTGGAAAACTGGAGAATTCATTGTGATTGGTGCGCGCCCTGGAATGGGTAAAACTGCCTTTGTTGGCAGTAGTATGATTTCTGCAGCACGTGCAGGCCACGGCGTTGGATTTATTTCGCTTGAAATGAGTGCCGTGCAACTTGCAACCCGTGCTATTGCACTTAACAGTAGTTTGCATTTAAAACAGTTAACGCTTACTGGATTTGAACATGCAAAATACTTTGAAACACTAAACCGGGTTACGAGTGAAATGCTGAATTACAATATTCATATTGATGATAGACCTGCACTGAATATTAATGAAATTAAACGTAAAGCTAGATTATTGAAGCGAAAGCATGATATAAAGCTTTTAATTGTTGATTACATACAATTATCTGCAGGTGCTGGTAAGGATATTAGAACCGAAACGGGTAAGGTTACCCAGGGTTTGAAAGCTTTAGCTAAAGAACTTGATATTGCAGTGATTGGGTTAGCGCAGTTAAGCCGTGAGGTTGAAAAAACACCTTTAAAACGCCCTGCCTTACATCATTTGAAAGAATCGGGAGATATAGAACAGGATGCAGATATTGTAGCTTTTTTATATCGTGCAGAATACTACGGCCTTAATATTGATGAAGATTTATTAGGACCAGGCGAGAACAGCGAGTTTATAGTTGCAAAGAACCGTAGCGGTGGACTTGGAACTGTTGGCTTATGGTATGAAGCTAATCGAACAAAATACATGGATTATGATCCGTTATCGGGTATGAACGATAATAGATTTACAAACGTGCATGTTGATGCGTTACAAAATTATAATCAACCTGTTAATGATAGTATCTTTTAA
- a CDS encoding YqgE/AlgH family protein, with protein MKKLSPTKGKLLISDSSILLDKVFSRSVLLLAEHNAKGSVGFILNKPLNLSLQDVIPEAHTNFIIYNGGPVEQDNLYFIHTIPSLIPNSIEIKDGIFWGGDYEVLFELLKTNQVAQNDIRFFLGYSGWEENQLHEEIAQKAWTCVENQFTNHILEKNPIKLWKELMVDLGDEFIIWANAPEDPVMN; from the coding sequence ATGAAAAAATTAAGTCCAACTAAAGGAAAACTTTTAATATCGGATTCTTCGATTTTATTAGATAAAGTTTTTAGTAGATCGGTTCTACTTTTAGCTGAACATAATGCAAAGGGCAGTGTTGGTTTTATCTTAAACAAACCCTTAAATTTATCGTTACAAGATGTAATTCCTGAAGCGCATACTAACTTTATAATTTACAACGGTGGCCCCGTTGAGCAAGACAATTTGTACTTTATACACACTATTCCATCACTAATACCTAATAGTATTGAAATTAAAGATGGTATTTTTTGGGGTGGTGATTATGAAGTGTTGTTTGAATTGTTAAAAACAAACCAAGTTGCCCAAAACGACATCCGTTTTTTCTTAGGTTATAGTGGTTGGGAAGAAAATCAATTACACGAAGAAATTGCCCAAAAAGCATGGACGTGTGTAGAAAACCAATTTACCAACCATATTTTAGAAAAAAACCCTATTAAATTATGGAAAGAATTAATGGTTGATTTAGGCGATGAATTTATTATTTGGGCAAATGCACCCGAAGATCCAGTTATGAATTAA
- the lpdA gene encoding dihydrolipoyl dehydrogenase, with protein sequence MNSFDVVVIGSGPGGYVSAIRCAQLGMKTAIIEKYSTLGGTCLNVGCIPSKALLASSHHVDEMKHFADHGIELPGDVKIDLEKMIARKQAVVDQTCGGVKFLMDKNNITVFEGVGSFENATTINITKNDGSVEQISAKNTIIATGSKPSSLPFISIDKERVITSTEALKLKEIPKHLIIIGGGVIGLELGQVYLRLGAQVSVVEYADRVLPTMDGAVSKELTKVLKKAGMKFYTSHKVQKVERNGDAVLVEALNAKNEVISLNGDYALVCVGRRPYTDGLNAEKAGVKITERGQIEVNDHLQTTASNIYAIGDVVRGAMLAHKAEEEGVLVAEQLAGQKPHIDYNLIPGVVYTWPEVAAVGKTEEQLKAENKEYKVGQFPFKALGRARASADLDGFVKILADKTTDEILGFHIVGARAADLIAEAVVAMEYRASAEDISRMSHAHPTFAEAIKEAALAATENRALHV encoded by the coding sequence ATGAATTCATTTGACGTAGTTGTAATTGGTTCTGGCCCTGGTGGATATGTATCTGCAATCCGTTGTGCTCAATTAGGAATGAAAACTGCAATCATTGAAAAATACTCAACACTTGGCGGTACATGCTTAAATGTTGGATGCATTCCATCTAAAGCTTTACTAGCTTCATCACACCATGTAGATGAAATGAAACATTTTGCAGATCACGGTATTGAATTGCCTGGTGATGTTAAAATTGATCTAGAAAAAATGATTGCGCGTAAGCAAGCCGTTGTAGATCAAACTTGTGGTGGAGTAAAATTTTTAATGGATAAAAACAATATTACCGTTTTTGAAGGAGTTGGATCTTTTGAAAACGCTACTACCATTAATATTACAAAAAACGATGGTTCGGTTGAACAAATTTCAGCTAAAAATACCATTATAGCAACTGGTTCAAAACCATCTTCTTTACCGTTTATTTCTATCGATAAAGAACGTGTTATCACATCTACCGAAGCATTAAAATTAAAAGAAATTCCAAAACATTTAATTATTATTGGTGGCGGAGTTATTGGTTTAGAATTAGGTCAGGTTTATTTACGTTTAGGTGCACAGGTTTCTGTTGTAGAATACGCAGACCGTGTTTTACCTACTATGGACGGAGCGGTTTCTAAAGAATTAACTAAAGTTTTGAAAAAAGCTGGAATGAAATTCTACACTTCACATAAAGTTCAAAAAGTTGAACGTAATGGTGATGCTGTTTTAGTTGAAGCTTTAAATGCTAAAAACGAAGTGATTTCTTTAAATGGAGATTATGCTTTGGTTTGCGTAGGTCGTCGCCCATACACTGATGGATTGAATGCCGAAAAAGCTGGAGTTAAAATTACTGAAAGAGGACAAATAGAAGTAAACGATCATTTACAAACAACGGCTTCAAATATTTATGCAATTGGCGATGTTGTTCGTGGGGCAATGTTGGCACACAAGGCAGAAGAAGAAGGTGTTTTGGTTGCTGAACAATTAGCTGGTCAAAAACCACATATCGATTATAATTTAATTCCTGGAGTTGTTTACACTTGGCCAGAAGTTGCTGCTGTTGGTAAAACAGAAGAGCAGTTAAAAGCTGAAAATAAAGAATACAAAGTAGGTCAGTTCCCATTTAAAGCTTTAGGACGTGCACGTGCTTCGGCTGATTTAGATGGATTTGTAAAGATTTTAGCAGACAAGACTACCGATGAAATTTTAGGTTTCCACATTGTTGGTGCACGTGCTGCAGATTTAATTGCAGAAGCAGTTGTTGCTATGGAATACCGTGCTTCAGCAGAAGATATTTCTCGTATGTCGCATGCACACCCAACGTTTGCAGAAGCTATAAAAGAAGCTGCGTTAGCTGCTACAGAAAACAGAGCGTTACACGTATAG
- a CDS encoding helix-turn-helix domain-containing protein, which yields MNPPTFYAIIPANVRYCKGLKANAKLLYGEITALCNKDGFCWAENSYFAELYEVSEETISRWISQLKSFGFISIKIENEGRFVRKISLDEKIKPLDEKVKHPLTKSSTPLDKKVIYNNTINNTINNKANALEFLSKNFPFEYENLLMKYQSKISDFEKAKESFNLTFDVEDRNYDCKTIHARAQLYFNNWLTNQSKFNQTVAPIASNPANKRFQL from the coding sequence ATGAACCCTCCTACGTTTTACGCAATTATACCTGCAAATGTTAGGTATTGTAAGGGGTTAAAGGCGAATGCAAAGTTGTTGTACGGCGAAATTACCGCCTTGTGTAATAAAGACGGGTTTTGCTGGGCAGAAAACAGCTACTTTGCAGAATTGTACGAAGTTTCGGAAGAAACCATAAGTAGATGGATTTCGCAATTAAAAAGCTTTGGATTTATATCTATAAAAATTGAAAATGAGGGGCGTTTTGTACGCAAAATATCCCTTGACGAAAAAATCAAACCCCTTGACGAAAAAGTCAAACACCCCTTGACGAAATCGTCAACACCCCTTGACAAAAAAGTCATATATAATAATACAATTAATAATACAATTAATAATAAGGCAAACGCGCTTGAATTTCTTTCGAAAAATTTTCCATTTGAGTATGAAAATTTACTAATGAAATATCAATCAAAAATTTCAGATTTCGAAAAAGCAAAAGAAAGCTTCAATTTAACTTTTGATGTTGAAGATAGAAATTATGATTGCAAAACAATTCATGCGCGTGCACAATTGTACTTCAATAATTGGCTAACAAACCAAAGTAAGTTTAATCAAACCGTAGCGCCTATTGCAAGTAATCCTGCAAACAAGCGTTTTCAGTTATAA
- a CDS encoding STAS-like domain-containing protein — translation MTEQIIRVRKFSITPGSRYKDEGPHSGEEFREKFLEVEFKKALAKKVKLIVDLDGTIGYGTSWLEEVFGGLVRSGFKASDVEKYLDFISNEEPYLIEDIQEYIANAEKRKS, via the coding sequence ATGACAGAACAAATAATAAGAGTAAGAAAATTTTCTATAACACCTGGATCAAGATATAAAGACGAAGGTCCTCACTCTGGAGAAGAATTTAGAGAAAAATTTTTAGAAGTTGAGTTTAAAAAAGCCTTAGCGAAAAAGGTTAAATTAATAGTTGATTTAGATGGAACTATCGGCTATGGAACTTCATGGCTAGAAGAAGTTTTCGGCGGGCTCGTTAGAAGTGGTTTCAAAGCATCTGATGTAGAAAAATATTTAGATTTTATTTCTAACGAAGAACCTTATTTAATTGAAGATATACAAGAATATATTGCTAATGCTGAAAAAAGAAAGTCTTAA
- a CDS encoding DUF1811 family protein, whose amino-acid sequence MQVVAVNDFLNHLKENGLVIGKASEFVGNLEFDLQVKRNQLKKQKAVTFKQVLDAKILPVKSKTALEYWIEKGKFKPGETYKCAKTNRIMILTSALVRLNYL is encoded by the coding sequence ATGCAAGTAGTAGCGGTAAACGATTTTCTAAACCATTTAAAAGAAAACGGTTTAGTAATAGGTAAAGCCAGCGAATTTGTTGGAAACCTAGAATTTGATTTGCAAGTAAAACGCAATCAACTTAAAAAACAAAAAGCGGTAACATTTAAACAAGTTTTAGATGCTAAAATTTTACCTGTAAAAAGTAAAACAGCTCTGGAATATTGGATCGAAAAAGGAAAATTTAAACCAGGTGAAACTTATAAGTGCGCAAAAACAAACCGCATAATGATATTAACCAGTGCATTAGTGCGCTTAAACTACCTATAA
- a CDS encoding START-like domain-containing protein, giving the protein MKSKFEIEFPITASPQLLYQYIATPSGLTEWFADDVNSRGELFTFIWGDSEEKAKLVTKKTDEKVKFRWLDEDEADTEYFFELRIVLDELTKDVTLLVIDFADDNEIKDQTQLWNNQIADLKKVLGSA; this is encoded by the coding sequence ATGAAATCAAAGTTTGAAATTGAGTTTCCTATAACAGCTTCGCCGCAGTTACTCTATCAATATATAGCAACACCATCTGGATTAACTGAGTGGTTTGCCGATGACGTAAATTCTCGTGGCGAATTATTTACATTTATTTGGGGCGATAGTGAAGAAAAGGCAAAATTAGTTACAAAGAAAACCGATGAAAAAGTTAAATTTCGTTGGTTAGATGAAGACGAAGCTGATACTGAGTATTTTTTTGAATTGAGAATTGTATTAGACGAATTAACAAAAGATGTAACTTTATTGGTTATTGATTTTGCAGATGATAATGAAATTAAAGATCAAACCCAATTGTGGAATAATCAAATAGCAGATTTAAAAAAAGTATTAGGGTCTGCTTAA